The Macadamia integrifolia cultivar HAES 741 chromosome 4, SCU_Mint_v3, whole genome shotgun sequence genome contains the following window.
GCAAATAGAGTTTGCTGGAGTAAGGTAGGGTGCAAGGCTTCATTCGAGAAGAAAAGTATACAGACTAATTGACCAACATTGTTCTCATAATATGTAGCTTTTGTTGATGGGTTTCATTACATTTACTAATCCAATGTAACCAAtccggctctctctctctccccctctctctcatgCAAGTACTACAAACAAAGGTCCTTtatatttttggtttctttttttttttttNNNNNNNNNNNNNNNNNNNNgggggggggggggggggggggaaggggaaggaaaaaaaagaagaagagggagatggaTGGGGAGGAAAAGGGAGGGTAAGAGAATTACAAAAATAGCCTTACTAAAAGAGGTTGTTAGATTGGGCCAAGGACAGAAAAAAACAGTTACAATTTACAAGATTATGTTTTAAAACCGGTTTCAaatagattttcttttgttttaaatttgaattcatgcaaaaaatgattttctttttatattttttgcttTATAAAATATTGACAAAagttttattttaaaaagaaaaaaaaattggcaaaaGTTTCTCCCTTAATCGGTATCATCGGTATTAAATGCAATCAGATGGTCATAAATGCTCATCCAATGTGACAAaaacatttaccaaaaaaaaagtgaaacacAGTTATCTCCCCTACTTCATGGAGTCAATGGGAGGATCTCCGTGCATGGACATCTTTCtaaaagatttatttatttatttttttatctatcACCTTTATGGTTTTAAGATCGATACGAATATCGATTGTATCGACTGTAACATATTGCTATTGGTTGAgactgattcttgatttttgatcGATCTGAATTAAATTATCTGTGTCATTTTAagagtaaaatagtaaaaaattatacttaaaaaaaaaaaaacaatggtaAAATCGATCAATGCACACTGATCCAATCCTATCCGAATcaatatcagtatcagtatccACAGCCGTTTCGTAAATCGATGGTCACCTCTTATCAAGCCAACACAATCATAGGCCTTACCCATTGTCTATAAATTCAAAAGTGGGAACCAAAAGTGAGGGAGGGAGAGGTCAAGACAGAGTAGTAGTACGATTCTACCTGATGGGCATCTCTTGTTCCATAAGATTTCCGACTCTCactttcctcatcctcctctcttctttccttcatGGCCTTGCTAATGCTTCGGTTACCGGTGACGGTAGAGAAACCCTGGAGATTATTATAGGCGGCGGACATGGAATCATAGGCGGCGGACATGGAATCATAGGCGGTGGTGGCTGTGGAGGCTATGAAGAATGTCCACCTCCTGCTCCTCCCCCTGTAATACCCGAATGcccgccgccaccaccaccaccttgtccttctccttctccaccaccaccaccaccaccaccacctcctcctccgccttcacttcctcctcctcctcctccaccatcaccatcaccatcaccaccaccaccactaccaccaccaccaccaccacctcctcctccgcctccacattctcctcctcctcctcctccaccatcaccatcaccaccaccaccatcaccatcaccaccaccaccactaccaccaccaccaccaccacctcctccaccatcaccatcaccaccaccaccaccaccgccacagTTGGGTTTTCCAAACGAGAATCTTAGAAGGGCGTACTACGTTATCCAGAGactgaagaagaaaatcatagacGACCCTAACAATATTGCCTCAAACTGGAAAGGCAAAAACGTCTGCAATTACAACAACGGCAATACTTTCATTTGTGACAACCCTCCCGACAGACTCAAAAACAACCAAAGCTTGACAGTCGCTGGCGTCAACTTCAATGGCTACCAATTTGGTGGCCCCAATTTAATCCTCACCGATTTCATGGATCAACTCCCAGACCTCGCTTACTTCCACGCCAACACCAACAACTTCCTTGGTTCCATCCCACTAGCCATAGGTAAAATCCGATTCCTCTATGAACTCGATCTCAGCAACAACAGACTCAACGGCCAATTCCCTACCTCCGTCCTTTCTGCCACAAACCTCACCTTCTTAGACCTCCGCTTCAACATGTTCCAAGGTTCAGTTCCTTCTGGGGTTTTCAACTTAGACGTCGATGTCATCTTCCTCAACAACAACCTCTTCACACAATCCCTCCCACCCAACCTCGGAAACACAACAGCTATCTATCTCACCTTCGCCAACAGCAATTTCACCGGTCCAATCCCACGAAGCATCGGTCAAGCCAACCGGACATTACTTGAAGTCTTGTTCCTCAACAACTCATTATCCGGTTGCTTACCTTACGAGATCGGGTTCCTGAAACTGGCCAGGGTTTTCGATGCTGGATTCAACCAGTTAACCGGTCCGATCCCCCACTCATTGGGTTGTTTGGAGGGCATGCAGCAGCTCAATTTTGCAGGGAACTTTTTGTACGGAACGGTGCCGGAGGTGGTGTGTATGTTGCCGAAGCTTAAGAACCTGTCGCTGTCGGACAATTATTTCACGCAGGTGGGGCCCATATGTAGGAAGCTGATCATGACGAAGGTGCTTGATGTGCGGAAGAACTGCATTTTGGGTCTGCCGGAGCAGAGATCTGACGGTGAGTGTACGAGTTTCTTCTTGAAGCCCAAGTGGTGCCCGGACGAGAAGTCGACATGGATGAAGTACATTCCCTGTGAACTCAAGTATGACGTGTCGCAGCAGAATGAGACATCAGTAGcagcccctctctctcttccaccgtCGACTACTCCTCCCTCGCCTACTTACTCTGCTCTTGTAGAGCATCAACTTCACTTGTGATTGTGTTGCATTATTCCCTGCTTCTCACTCCTCTCGTAATCTCTTGAATGAGATTACAATAATATTAATTAGTATTATTTCTTATTTCAGGCAATAATGTTTCATGTTGGTTCACTTACTTAGTAATAGGAGCTATGTTACGATCCTATATTAGTTTATGGGGTTGATCTCACGTCGATTTCCTATGAGAACTAAATCCTCTCATCTTGTAAGTCGATTTATATGATTGAGTTCTTCAAGAACCGCATTatattaataaatgaaaaattatatatattgatcTCACGTACTTAGTAAATATTTATTATGAGATTCAGAAAAGATATTTAGATTTTGTCCGCCAATAAGATAAttaatcatttttttcctttgacaTAACTGGTATGCTACTATAGCTATCTCCAGAATTTAACCCCTTAATAATCTTTATATACaacaaaaatagaagggaaaAGGCTTATCATTACTTAGACGGaggaaataaagaaacaatCATATAAATGCCtggattcaaaaaaaaaaacccgaacGCTAAGATCCTTCTTGCTAGAGAGGATAGTTTTGAACAatggatttattattattattattattattattttgtgtgAAAGGCCCCTAAACCCCTCAAAAAGAGGAAATGAGGAACCAAGGGACTTTGGATATGGTTATAAAGAGGCTAATAATGGTACgacgaaaagaaaaagaaggatatgGTAATAGAAAGACTAGTGACagtataaagaaagaaaaatggataaCAAACAAATCAGTCGTTGTTTGCCTTTCGAATCAGACTTATTGAAAATAAACTCCTAGGATTTAAAATTTCCAGAGTAAAGTAACCTCTTTAGatttcaattttccttttttctttttggcaaCGGACCCACTAGGCCCCATATTGTGGCATTCACGACTAGTCTCCCAAGGCAGTTTCAGTCGGGCCTAATGGTCCTTTGATCGTCCCATTTAAGTAAACAGGCTTCATAGACAAAGCATAGTTATAAATTGTCAATTGGTAATCTTTAATCTGGCTTTCAATAATCGGGTCTTAGACAAGCTCTTAAGGCTTAACGGCACATTTATTTTCACATGGACTATAATAAAGctttaaacatgtcgggcttaaTAAATAGGTTCTATAGGAACTCTAAGCGATCTTTAAACATGTTTGGTTAAGTTATGCCATTAATCGATTGATCCACGACTATCAAATAGCACTCTTGTGAAATAAACAATCGATTATAATTAATCCTAGATAGAACCCCACATATTCTATTAATCAATCTAGGAACTGATTCGGGCTTAGGCTTGACCGAGCCGGATTGAATGAGACCGGACGTGAAATTGACATCCCTAATTAAGACTGGTCTTTGAAACcaagaaaaggagaagggaCAAAAGAACAATCTGTGCAATTAGgccagaaaataaaatttctttacCCTTTCTTACATTTGACCTCATACCCTTCATTCTCAACCCTTCCTCTCCCCACCCAGCCATGTGAGtagtctctctctatctctctctctgtgccaTGTGCAGAATAACACATTATCTTAGTTTAAAATAAAAGTGGGGCTGGATTTTTTGCATGATCCGCCATCGTGCGATTTGTCAAATAGCGGGTGGTTTTAGTATTGCGACTTGCAAGCGAATTTTTGTCACTATTTAGTAggcatgcataaaaaattttgCCAATAACTTTTTAAAAGCTCGAAGGTTGAGGGTGGAGATAAATGTTATAAATCATACGAATGAAGTAAGATAATCATGCAAGGAAAACTATCCGCCTTTCTCCATTGTGAGGGATCCCTCGTATTGATGATTCTAGGCTTCTCGTATCCGTAACAAACATCTAGAAACAAGAAGAGGGTGAGTAGTTTCCACCATTGCAAGTCCTCCTTCTACTGAGTtgaccctcttctctttttggttttgctCGTTAAGGAAAGAGGTTTGGCATACCGTTACTTTCTTGTAACTAGAAACTTAACCAATGGAAAGAATAAGGATGACTACTCCAAAGAGGTTAGGAGAGACACATGCTAACCTGCCTGAACCTTctcctattttttaaataaagaaagattcaaaatacATTCTCTTTCATATACATGTGTCTTTTCATATTCAAACAAGATTTTGTGAACTATCTCTTCATTTTATTACATGTTTTCTTATTGAAGTTGTGTCCATCAAATCTAAATAGTAAATTACaacttcaaatatatatatatatatatatatattttttttgttttaaattttatttatttaaccaCTGTGTTTGGACCAGCTTACATGCACCTTGACTAACTCTCGAGGAGACTAACGCAGCAACCCACGGCCACGATTCCTAAATTATATTGTTCATTTTTAATATCAATAATATTAAATAAGTTATAATTATCCTTAGATTTTCACTTAAAAGTGTTTTAAGACAGTAATAAAATTGGACATTCTATTCTAACTGTTGTCACACTAAACACAAATGTGAGTGTATGATAACTCTAAAACACAAATGTGAGTGTATATTCGTCCGATCCAATACCCTAGTCGTTGGGTTACTTGGAGAAATGGAGCAGCTCAGGAACCCCTCTGTATAGGGCAGTGCCGGGAGGTGGTGTGTATGCTGCGAGGCCAAGGAACCTGTTTCTGTGGGATATTATTTTATGCAGGTGGGGCTCAACCATAGGAAGCTGATCAATTCTTATTTCAggcaataaattttttttttttttttttttttttttctataagaaaagaaataaaattttcaatcttAGATGGTCGTACAAAGGTCCCAGCAATGATTGAAGGgtaaaattggaattttttagTTTCAAACTAAACCTGTTAATTAGATATCCCAACAGGCCTTTTAAAACATGTGGTACCCCAAATGCCACTTTCTCCTAGTGTTGGATGCCCCATCTATTCAGAGGCTGGATCTTCTCCTGGACCATGATCTCTTGTAATAATTTCACactatttatgattctaaagGGTTTAAGAGCCACCTCTTGGTGTGGAGACTTACATCCAATAGATGGTGTGAGATTGTTGCAAAAGGTCATGGTTGAATAATGGATGAAATTATGGCAGTAGGACCTCAGCTGCGTGTGGCGGTGCTCCCAGAACGAGTGCCCTCGTTTCGCCTCTCTCTTGCACTTCCATCACTTCCCATCCGTCTTGTTACAGCACGTTGTTCTCACTTTCTTGTAAGTTCTAATTTGATTAAAACCATTAGATGATATGTACTTATCAACCTCTGTAAGGCTTGCTTCAGGTTGTTCTTTGATATTCCTTTATGTCTTCAGTAGTCTAGGTTTTGTCCCTCTTCTATGTCTCACTATTTTTGTGTGTACATATGGTTTGTCATGAAACCTACATGGTTGAGTGTGGGTGTCAATTAGAGGTCCAACCAAGTCTGGACTGTTTAGAATCCAAATGGGCCCGGTTCGATTATTAAATGCGTTAGGTTGTAGTTTGATACATTTGTTGATTGATAGCTCCCAGTGCAAGAGTGCTACCTGACCGGCATCCAATCGAATCAATCAATTAAATGCCTGACTTGGTTCGACATGTTTAAGGCCCATTTATAGCTTGCTTAGAGCTTATTTAGGGTCCTATTATTAAGTTGGACATGTTTAAAAATGATTTAATGTTTGATTATAGCCCATTTAAGCTTGATTAAAGATCAATACCCGATTGATCATTTATAAATGGAAATATGCCTTATATATAAGGATCGATTGCTTAAACAGACCGATCACAATGCAAGGTTCTGAAGAATGGAAGTACACTATTAGGTATGATAAAAATCGATCTGACGCTGATTAATCGATACCTCTAATTAAGGGGAAAACACTTTCATTTTTTGACAGCAGAGGGaggaagtattttttttttttaaattgtaaacAGTCCCCTAAAGAGCAGAAAAATATATACACCAATAGAGGCCAAAAATTTGTTTACAATCATTAGAATATCctctaaaaaaatgaaaatccaaaacccagATAGGAAACTGCCCATTTAGGAAGTCTGAATTGAATGGTATTGTGAATTCAAACTTATAAACATGTGATGCGGTTTGTCTAATTGTAACCTAGGTGGGTTACAAAAGTATTGTAATTGTAACCAAGGTGTGATAGAGTTGATTTGTATGAAAGGAAATCAGAAAGTAATTTTCATGTCCCTTCGTACATTTAAATCTGCTGCAAGCCTGCAACACCTTTTATGACAAGTGCTTAATTGCTTATCAACGGATTAGAATTGGAATTCCATCCAAAATAGTACCCCATCATGATATTTCTCCGTCACCGTCACACTCAACACTCACAATCACGCACAGTCGCACACGTTCTACGAGACATAGAAAAGAGAAGGTCCGAAGGTCCGAAGGTCGATACGTCATACTTTTATACTTTATGACGTATTGCAATTTTAAAAAAGTAGAAGACTGGTAAAGTGTGTAAAATGCAATCAAGGTAACAAGACAACCTAAATACGGAAGGAAAGAGATTTTCCCTTGCAAAAAATGAATCCAAACTTCTTGGGGTGTTAATCGGTCGGGTCAAGTCAGGTCAGGTCAGGTCGATCTTGGTTAGGCTTAATTGGGATTAATGAGGTAAAATTCTTGCACTGTGAATGTCTTTATTTAAGCGGGCTTGAGTTTGGGGGGGCATGGTACTGTTTGTAGTCAGGCCGGTTGATATCGGGTTTTAATTGGGCTACTTTAAATGGatctatttaattctaaatggGTTCTAAATGAGCTCTAAAAAACTCCaccttaaaattaatttttaagcaaattaaactattggctttacaatttaagcatttttcttagaatttaaGAAGATAAGATTATTAGAAAAGGTATTTACAGTTTAAgcattactcatattttgtagtattagtggtagaaTATGTATTTACGATTTAAGTATTTTTCTACAGGGGTCGAGTTGGTCGGGCTAAGTGAGTCGGTTCTAACAGGCTACTTAAGTGAGTCGGGCGGGTCGAGCGCCCGACGGACTACTACTCTTCACCGTAAACTCCCAGTTAATAAACGGGCCAGGCttaagcccaacacatttattaaacgggccgGTTCAAGTCAAGCCTTAAGTGAGTCGGGCTGGGTCGGGCCTATAGGTGtgggctcaggattgacacccctaatccaaACACACAAATCAAGCAAAGTTAGAGCATTGTTTTACGTATCAATATCGAAACTGGGATAAAATTGTATAAAAACTcattttagttaaaaaaaaaaaaatgggtaaaaTTGAACAATCCAATCAATATAAGTTGATTTAGGATCGGCATATATCAATACATATATGCTGTCGGTGAGACCTTTTTTAGTATTCCCCATTGACTTTCTGTTGTGTTGTAAAGGCACTACTTAGCCCAACtttaaatcaagaatcaagtcCTTCCACCCCCTCTTTGAGTAAGGCATGCATAACCTATAAGCATGCTCCTGTGTCAAAACATGCTAATGCACAATGGTGGTTGTAAATCAGTTCAAACACCGAAAGAGAGTGGTCGTAAGTCAATTAGCTTAGTCATTGCTTCTTTGGTCTACGATCAACTAGTGTACTctggagttgtttggtttttCGCTTGCTTTGCATGGTTTTAACTCCATAATCTTGAGCATGATTTAAGGAATCGAATTGAATAAGGCAATATTGGgtggattggattggtattggtcGATGCCAATTGTGATCTTGATCTTGATGCTGATCTTGGTGTGATCAATATTGACCGAAGACCCAAGGTTAATATCCCAAGACCGATTCTAGTATCTTAAACCATCATGTAGGGCCTAGACAACCCAGAACTTAAGGATTAGGATAACCAACTTTGCAAAATATCAgttaatttcaaaaaaaaaaaaatttcttatctTTGCCACATGTGTTGTGGAAACCGGAAACAGATAATAAAGCACAATGGAACTTGAGTATaaccaaagatttttttttctcttaaatggAATTCCACCGCAGATGAAATCAACTCGGTGATTGCagaagaaaccctaatttctgtTTACAGTTTTGTAGAGTGAGGGAGAGATGGAAGCTGGGGTATACATGGACTTTAggcccatgtttttttttttttgggtaaagaggCCCATGTTACATAAAAGGAAGATTTTAATGTTAACTTTCCATAGTTGGGCATAAAAATTAGGAGAAGAGTTTTGTTGTTCAGGTGAATGGCCCTATGCCAATGTGTGGCGATTGGGAATGCACGTTAAAGCATCAATAGAAGTGGAATTTTGGACTTTCATAGGGTGGAATTGTCATTTCACCTCACCTTGTGTCTCTCTATTCCAGGCAAAGaatgttctttttttctaaaatgattTACACTTTAAGTAATTACCAAAAGGTTTCTCATTTGAAACTTTATTATGTCTATCGTTTaccaaatgattttctttttgttttttttttttttttatcaaaatttgattttatcaatgatttttctttttaaatagatctaaatataaataaaattgataCCAAATAGAGCTTTAATAAGAaatggaataaataaaaaaaattaataaacaacaaaagagagagagagagagagagcatacgACCATAGATCTCCTATTATGGTGGAATACACACGATCATCAGGAGAGGTATAAGAGTACAAGGGAACCTGATCCGGACTCCTGGATTGGCTTGGTTGCTGGATATATATAAGAACGTTAGCCACATTGGTAGGTGGACTATCTATCATTTGCTATTTGGACAGCGGATTTATTTTTCTGACAGTTTTCAATTCCTTCACAACAATCTAAATTTTATTTGCCTTTCTTACATTTGACCTCATGCCCTTTACACTCAAGTGGGGTGGTTTTTGTGCATGATTGGTGGACTTTTTCTTTATCCAAACTAGCTTGGTCTCTACACCCTGATAtagagagagatgaaaaaacTGATCCGCTccatgaaaaatagaaatcacGTCATTGTTGATGCTTCTGGATATGCTTACATTAGTTCCCATGCTAGTGTGGAGATCACACTTTAGAAAATACTCTCGCTAAATTATATTATTCATTTAGTATTCATAATGCTAATAATTTATGATTGTTTTAGATTTTCACCTATAAAAGTGTTTAAGATTAAGGATGGAATTGGGCATTTCATTTATATAATTGTCACACCGTGTCTTGTGGAATATGcgtattggattggattggattacaTGAGAATCTTAAGTGATACATTGTCTAATGTTTAAGTAATAAGATTCTCATAGGTACCTTAGGCATGGTCTATTGACCTAAGATGCCCTTATCATAGTAGCTAGGCATTAATGGTTTTGATATAACAATGGTTAATGTCTCTCACACTTTATGTTGTTGTATTGAATTCATGGTGTCAAGTGGCATACAAAAGAGATGCCTAGTACAGAATTCTCGCTTAGTACAGAATTCACTTCCTAgaatgggaagagagagagagagtatacaAGACTGGATGAAATTTGGATCCAGTGGGATGcattataaatataatatacaaaagtttttgaaaataataattagTATTAATAATTAGGGAAAATTAATGGGCCTTGGTCATGTCTTCTATGCTTGGATACGTAAAGTGTGAAAATACTACTCTAACCCATATGGTTGATACCTCCTCCCACCTTTCCATTGGCCTACATGTTGAGGCAATAGTCATGCGATCAAGGACTGTTCTATTGCACTTATAATTTTattctaaatatttttattgatcCATTGAACGGAAAAATTTATTTGCACATATTATTACGACAGTATGATATAATTTTTACCATAATATTTTACCCTCTAGTCGCCCTTGGTAGGCAGTTATTCCAGCATCAGAGGCAGGTGACCTCAGGTTATAAGTTCTCCATTTGtatgagtatatatatatatatatatatatattttaaaccaTACATACATATCGTTTCCTTTTTtgctgttctctctctctctctctcctttttaccATACAATTTGGAGTTTTGTATCTTTTAAAACTCGTACCAAAATAGCGAGTTTGCAAGTGATGGACCCAAGGGCAAAGAAAATATGTTGCAACATAGGTTTGGCTACAAATGGAATTTTCTctatctttaaaattttgaaatcacCTTAACAATgaaatttgtttcctttattttcacaaaaaaggctcctatatttatttctttcttgtcAAGCAAACACAGTTTTACGCCTTTCCCATTGTCTATAAATGCAAAGGGAACCTTGTCCATGAGGTCAATAGCTAGTAGTAGTCTAGTAGGTACCAGTCTACCCGATGGACGTCTCTTGCTCCACCAAATTCCTCACTCTCactttcctcatcctcctctcATCTGTCCTCCTTCATGGCCCTGCCAATGCTTCGGATACCGTTGACGGTAGAGAAACCCTCGAAATTATAACAGGTGGCGGTGGACGCAAAGGCAATGAAGAATGTCCGCCCTCTGCTCCTCCCCGGGAAGAACCTAAATGTATGCCTCCACCACCAtcacctcctcctccacctcctcctccaccaccaccaccaccacctccacctgcacctccacctccttctccttctcctcctgcacctccacctccttctccttctcctcctgcaccaccacctccttctccttctcctcctgcacctccacctccttctccttctcctcctgcacca
Protein-coding sequences here:
- the LOC122076456 gene encoding uncharacterized protein At4g06744-like isoform X1, whose amino-acid sequence is MGISCSIRFPTLTFLILLSSFLHGLANASVTGDGRETLEIIIGGGHGIIGGGHGIIGGGGCGGYEECPPPAPPPVIPECPPPPPPPCPSPSPPPPPPPPPPPPPSLPPPPPPPSPSPSPPPPLPPPPPPPPPPPPHSPPPPPPPSPSPPPPSPSPPPPLPPPPPPPPPPSPSPPPPPPPQLGFPNENLRRAYYVIQRLKKKIIDDPNNIASNWKGKNVCNYNNGNTFICDNPPDRLKNNQSLTVAGVNFNGYQFGGPNLILTDFMDQLPDLAYFHANTNNFLGSIPLAIGKIRFLYELDLSNNRLNGQFPTSVLSATNLTFLDLRFNMFQGSVPSGVFNLDVDVIFLNNNLFTQSLPPNLGNTTAIYLTFANSNFTGPIPRSIGQANRTLLEVLFLNNSLSGCLPYEIGFLKLARVFDAGFNQLTGPIPHSLGCLEGMQQLNFAGNFLYGTVPEVVCMLPKLKNLSLSDNYFTQVGPICRKLIMTKVLDVRKNCILGLPEQRSDGECTSFFLKPKWCPDEKSTWMKYIPCELKYDVSQQNETSVAAPLSLPPSTTPPSPTYSALVEHQLHL
- the LOC122076456 gene encoding uncharacterized protein At4g06744-like isoform X2, whose translation is MGISCSIRFPTLTFLILLSSFLHGLANASVTGDGRETLEIIIGGGHGIIGGGHGIIGGGGCGGYEECPPPAPPPVIPECPPPPPPPCPSPSPPPPPPPPPPPPPSLPPPPPPPSPSPSPPPPLPPPPPPPPPPPPHSPPPPPPPSPSPPPPPPPPPQLGFPNENLRRAYYVIQRLKKKIIDDPNNIASNWKGKNVCNYNNGNTFICDNPPDRLKNNQSLTVAGVNFNGYQFGGPNLILTDFMDQLPDLAYFHANTNNFLGSIPLAIGKIRFLYELDLSNNRLNGQFPTSVLSATNLTFLDLRFNMFQGSVPSGVFNLDVDVIFLNNNLFTQSLPPNLGNTTAIYLTFANSNFTGPIPRSIGQANRTLLEVLFLNNSLSGCLPYEIGFLKLARVFDAGFNQLTGPIPHSLGCLEGMQQLNFAGNFLYGTVPEVVCMLPKLKNLSLSDNYFTQVGPICRKLIMTKVLDVRKNCILGLPEQRSDGECTSFFLKPKWCPDEKSTWMKYIPCELKYDVSQQNETSVAAPLSLPPSTTPPSPTYSALVEHQLHL